From a region of the Myxococcaceae bacterium JPH2 genome:
- a CDS encoding sigma-70 family RNA polymerase sigma factor, producing the protein MPGPSVELDLEEHRTALTGHCYRMLGSITEAEDAVQETFIRALRHRDQFEGRASPRAWLYRIATNVCLDAMHENSRRARPTEMGAPAVPQDAVLTTLPDSHWVEPVPDALVLPTQSTPAELVMMRQSIRLAFVAALQHLPPRQRAVLLLTEVLEWSAAEVAEALDMTVAAVNSALQRARATLTTRDLSPRTPLSEVQASLVQSYVDAFERYDMEALTALLHHEVSMSMPPNSLWLRGAKDIRDWLVGRGAGCRGSRLVATTASGAPAFGQYRAGGPGGTFTPWSLTVLEIQGDRIIGLNYFRDTPKLFPRFGLPAFLPPEKAGP; encoded by the coding sequence ATGCCTGGACCCTCGGTGGAACTCGACCTGGAGGAGCACCGCACCGCGCTCACCGGCCACTGCTACCGGATGCTGGGCTCCATCACCGAGGCAGAGGACGCCGTCCAGGAGACCTTCATTCGCGCGCTCCGCCACCGCGACCAGTTCGAGGGCCGCGCGAGCCCGCGCGCGTGGCTGTACCGCATCGCCACCAACGTGTGCCTGGACGCAATGCACGAGAACTCGCGCCGGGCACGCCCCACCGAAATGGGAGCGCCCGCCGTGCCCCAGGACGCGGTCCTCACCACGCTCCCGGACTCACACTGGGTGGAGCCCGTCCCGGACGCCCTGGTGCTGCCCACGCAGTCCACGCCCGCGGAGCTGGTGATGATGCGCCAGAGCATCCGGCTGGCCTTCGTGGCCGCGCTCCAACATCTCCCACCCCGGCAACGGGCGGTGCTGTTGCTCACGGAAGTGCTGGAATGGTCCGCCGCGGAGGTCGCGGAGGCACTCGACATGACCGTGGCCGCCGTCAACAGCGCGCTCCAGCGAGCCCGCGCCACCCTGACGACGCGCGACCTCAGTCCCCGCACCCCGCTGTCGGAGGTCCAGGCCTCCCTGGTGCAAAGCTACGTGGACGCCTTCGAGCGCTATGACATGGAGGCCCTCACCGCGCTGCTGCACCACGAGGTGAGCATGTCCATGCCGCCCAACTCCCTCTGGCTCCGAGGCGCCAAGGACATCCGCGACTGGCTGGTGGGGCGCGGCGCGGGCTGCCGAGGCTCTCGGCTGGTCGCCACGACCGCGAGCGGCGCGCCCGCCTTCGGCCAGTATCGAGCCGGAGGCCCTGGCGGAACGTTCACGCCCTGGTCTCTCACGGTGCTGGAGATTCAGGGCGACCGCATCATCGGACTGAACTACTTCCGGGACACCCCGAAGCTGTTCCCGCGGTTTGGCCTACCAGCCTTCCTGCCTCCCGAAAAAGCCGGACCCTGA
- a CDS encoding VOC family protein — protein MATTNTPRKVFINLPVKDLKATNAFFTKLGFQFNPRFSDDNSTCMILSEEAYVMLLVEKRFKDFTKKDICDTRKATEGLFALSCSSRAEVDSMVKTAIAAGGSHAAEPQDHGFMYGWSFYDLDGHHWEVFYMDMSAMPH, from the coding sequence ATGGCCACGACGAACACTCCCCGCAAGGTCTTCATCAACCTCCCCGTGAAGGACCTGAAGGCCACCAACGCGTTCTTCACCAAGCTGGGCTTCCAGTTCAACCCGCGCTTCAGCGACGACAACTCGACGTGCATGATTCTCAGCGAGGAGGCCTACGTGATGCTCCTCGTGGAGAAGCGCTTCAAGGACTTCACCAAGAAGGACATCTGCGACACGCGCAAGGCGACCGAGGGCCTGTTCGCCCTGTCCTGTTCGAGCCGCGCCGAGGTCGACTCGATGGTGAAGACCGCCATCGCCGCGGGCGGCTCGCATGCCGCCGAGCCGCAGGACCACGGTTTCATGTACGGCTGGAGCTTCTACGACCTCGACGGGCACCACTGGGAGGTCTTCTACATGGACATGAGCGCCATGCCCCACTGA
- a CDS encoding serine hydrolase, translated as MLVPWLVLAAPTAPTSAEVLVGTWGSERLLGPQVRGELTLVSHEGAWRARIAGFDVPARVEGGKLRVTLPGGQGELRGPVPEAGQRITSHWIQPRVRMSGMKFATPVTLTPLQPGVWRGEVAPLEDRFSLYLVVRKQQDDTVEAFLRNPERNLGGKQSFRVELQGDAVRLSAKGGGLHLEGTYDAKSARLSLRLPAMEETFEFTRRDRDQAVGLYARTPETGPYVYQPPLAEDDGWATTSLDAAGMEAEPVRQLVQRILDQEPGPEAAPAIQGLLIARHGKLVVEEYFQGFDKERPHDLRSAAKSYASVMIGIALDRGAPFTVDTPVLALFPEYKGKVANLDARKRRLTVANVMSMSTGLACDDDDPASPGNEDRLDDDVPDWYRYTLDLPMVAEPGKRGVYCSANINLLGGILRNTTRTWLPEFFHQAIATPLQMRDYHLDLMPDGEQYLGGGIFMRPRDALKLGQLYLSGGMWNGRRVVSQRWVERSTAQQSTLPDGRTYGYAWWRHALRVGDHTYAEYEASGNGGQLVMVVPELDLVVMFTAANYNHVSLWRKFREELLPRYILAAVKPG; from the coding sequence ATGCTGGTGCCGTGGCTCGTGCTCGCGGCGCCCACGGCGCCCACCTCCGCGGAAGTGCTCGTGGGGACCTGGGGCAGCGAGAGGCTCCTCGGTCCCCAGGTTCGAGGCGAACTGACGCTCGTGAGTCATGAAGGCGCATGGCGTGCGCGCATCGCGGGGTTCGACGTCCCCGCGCGCGTGGAGGGCGGGAAGCTCCGCGTCACCCTCCCGGGTGGACAAGGAGAGCTGAGAGGTCCCGTACCGGAAGCCGGGCAGCGCATCACCAGCCACTGGATCCAACCGCGCGTCCGCATGAGCGGCATGAAGTTCGCCACCCCCGTGACGCTGACACCGCTTCAGCCGGGCGTCTGGCGCGGCGAGGTCGCGCCCCTGGAGGATCGCTTCTCGCTGTACCTGGTCGTTCGCAAACAGCAGGACGACACGGTGGAGGCGTTCCTCCGCAATCCGGAGCGCAACCTCGGCGGCAAGCAGTCCTTCCGCGTCGAGCTCCAGGGCGATGCCGTCCGCCTCAGCGCCAAGGGCGGCGGCCTCCACCTCGAAGGAACGTATGACGCGAAGTCCGCGCGGCTGTCCCTGCGCCTCCCCGCGATGGAGGAGACCTTTGAGTTCACGCGGCGCGACCGGGACCAGGCCGTGGGGCTCTACGCGCGCACGCCCGAGACAGGCCCGTATGTGTATCAACCCCCGCTCGCGGAGGACGATGGTTGGGCGACGACCTCGCTCGACGCGGCGGGGATGGAGGCCGAGCCCGTTCGACAGCTCGTGCAGCGCATCCTCGACCAGGAGCCGGGCCCTGAGGCCGCGCCCGCCATTCAAGGACTGCTCATCGCGCGCCACGGGAAACTCGTGGTCGAAGAGTACTTCCAAGGCTTCGACAAGGAGCGCCCGCACGACTTGCGGTCCGCGGCGAAGAGCTACGCCTCCGTGATGATAGGCATTGCCCTGGACCGGGGCGCGCCCTTCACCGTGGACACCCCAGTGCTCGCGCTGTTCCCCGAGTACAAAGGGAAGGTGGCGAACCTGGATGCGCGCAAGCGCCGGCTCACCGTCGCGAATGTGATGTCCATGTCCACGGGCCTGGCATGCGACGACGATGACCCGGCCTCGCCGGGGAACGAGGACCGCCTCGATGACGACGTGCCGGACTGGTACCGCTACACGTTGGACCTGCCCATGGTGGCAGAGCCCGGGAAGCGCGGCGTCTACTGCTCGGCGAACATCAACCTGCTGGGCGGCATCCTGCGCAACACCACCCGCACGTGGCTCCCGGAGTTCTTCCACCAAGCCATCGCCACGCCGCTCCAGATGCGCGACTACCACCTCGACCTGATGCCCGACGGAGAGCAATACCTGGGCGGAGGCATCTTCATGCGCCCGCGCGACGCGCTGAAGCTCGGCCAGCTCTATCTGTCAGGCGGGATGTGGAACGGGCGGCGCGTCGTGAGCCAGCGTTGGGTGGAGCGCTCCACCGCGCAGCAGTCCACCCTGCCGGATGGCCGAACCTACGGATACGCCTGGTGGAGACACGCGTTGCGCGTGGGCGACCACACGTACGCCGAATACGAGGCCAGCGGGAATGGAGGACAATTGGTGATGGTGGTCCCCGAGTTGGACCTCGTCGTCATGTTCACCGCGGCCAATTACAATCACGTCTCCCTCTGGAGGAAGTTCCGCGAGGAGCTGTTGCCTCGGTACATCCTCGCGGCCGTCAAGCCCGGGTGA
- a CDS encoding YqgE/AlgH family protein: MARVTVAGMEVRARGKLWLLSLVGVVLLGALPRWRDGLRDAGLSTREPAPGLLLVARPGAVDRNFDGTVVLLLEAGAEGAWGLVLNRPRTPGEGPLPDGVARWGGPVQPERRFTLTRVGSGEGLAGLRWEEGEGTPQGSAVLRFTGHASWGPGQLERELRGGGWWLTRGDAARAFLPPGTQWAECAAPFL, translated from the coding sequence GTGGCTCGCGTTACAGTCGCGGGCATGGAGGTCCGTGCGCGCGGGAAGCTGTGGCTGTTGTCGCTGGTGGGCGTCGTGCTGCTCGGTGCCCTCCCGCGTTGGCGTGACGGACTGCGTGACGCGGGGCTCTCGACACGCGAGCCCGCGCCGGGGCTCCTGCTGGTGGCGAGACCGGGCGCGGTGGATCGCAACTTCGATGGGACGGTGGTGTTGCTGCTCGAGGCGGGCGCTGAAGGGGCGTGGGGGCTCGTGCTCAATCGCCCGCGCACGCCGGGGGAGGGGCCCTTGCCGGACGGCGTGGCGCGTTGGGGCGGTCCCGTGCAGCCGGAGCGGCGGTTCACCCTGACTCGGGTGGGCTCAGGCGAAGGGCTCGCGGGGCTGCGCTGGGAGGAAGGGGAGGGGACGCCGCAGGGAAGCGCGGTGCTGCGCTTCACGGGGCATGCGTCCTGGGGCCCCGGTCAACTCGAGCGTGAGCTGCGCGGTGGAGGCTGGTGGCTGACGCGCGGCGATGCAGCACGCGCCTTCCTGCCGCCCGGAACGCAGTGGGCCGAGTGCGCAGCGCCCTTCTTGTGA
- a CDS encoding peptidoglycan-binding protein produces MPRKHTVKAGEHLMRIARKYGLPDWKALYDAPENAAFKQRRPNPFVILPGDTLHIPDAAPAEVKAGTGKQHTFTLKKAQTTLKLQLHDDGPDARPLARARYHLDIEGAQPVEGQTDGEGWLETPVPVDAEEATLTVWLTEQESMEWTLELSHLTPSDDVAGARARLNNLGFDSGDPSAAEDPLTEQMLRAFQQAHGLEEQEALGPQTRARLEREHGC; encoded by the coding sequence ATGCCGCGCAAGCACACGGTGAAGGCGGGAGAGCACTTGATGCGCATCGCTCGGAAGTACGGCCTGCCCGACTGGAAGGCCCTCTACGACGCGCCCGAGAACGCCGCCTTCAAGCAGCGCCGGCCCAACCCCTTCGTCATCCTGCCCGGGGACACGCTGCACATCCCCGACGCCGCACCGGCCGAGGTCAAGGCCGGCACGGGCAAGCAACACACCTTCACGCTGAAGAAGGCGCAGACCACCCTCAAGCTCCAGCTCCACGATGACGGCCCCGACGCCCGTCCCCTGGCGCGCGCGCGCTATCACCTCGACATCGAGGGAGCGCAGCCCGTGGAGGGCCAGACCGATGGCGAGGGCTGGCTGGAGACGCCCGTCCCCGTGGACGCCGAGGAGGCCACCCTCACCGTGTGGCTCACCGAGCAGGAGTCGATGGAGTGGACGCTGGAGCTGAGCCACCTGACGCCCTCCGATGACGTCGCGGGCGCGCGGGCGCGGCTCAACAACCTGGGCTTCGACAGCGGAGACCCCAGCGCCGCGGAGGATCCACTCACGGAGCAGATGCTGCGCGCCTTCCAACAGGCCCATGGCCTGGAGGAACAGGAAGCGCTCGGCCCCCAGACGCGCGCCCGGCTGGAGCGCGAGCACGGCTGCTGA
- a CDS encoding aldo/keto reductase gives MTGTATRPAEQSGTFKLGGDLPIHRLGYGAMQLTGPGIWGPPKDRAEAVRVLRRSLELGVDFIDTADSYGPYVSEEIIAEALHPYAPGVVIATKAGLVRTGPNQWFPVGAPKYLRQELEMSLRRLKRERIDLYQLHRIDPKVPMEESLGELKALQKEGKIRHIGLSEVSVEEIQRARKVVDIVSVQNRYNLTDRVHETVLDYCEKENLGFIPWFPLATGGLAKPGSTLDSVARKHNATPAQIALAWLLARSPVMLPIPGTSSVKHLEENLQGATLKLNQDELAAVDAQARAG, from the coding sequence ATGACTGGCACCGCGACTCGCCCCGCTGAGCAGAGTGGCACCTTCAAGCTGGGCGGAGACCTTCCCATCCATCGTCTGGGTTATGGCGCCATGCAGCTCACCGGCCCGGGCATCTGGGGTCCGCCCAAGGACCGAGCCGAGGCCGTGCGCGTGCTGCGCCGCTCCCTGGAGCTGGGCGTGGACTTCATCGACACCGCGGACTCCTACGGTCCCTATGTCAGCGAGGAAATCATTGCGGAGGCGCTCCACCCCTACGCGCCAGGCGTCGTCATCGCGACCAAGGCGGGGCTGGTGCGCACGGGGCCCAATCAGTGGTTCCCGGTGGGCGCACCCAAGTACCTGCGTCAGGAATTGGAGATGTCCCTGCGCCGGCTGAAGCGGGAGCGCATCGACCTCTATCAATTGCATCGCATCGACCCGAAGGTCCCCATGGAGGAGTCCCTGGGCGAGCTGAAGGCCCTCCAGAAGGAGGGGAAGATTCGCCACATCGGGCTCTCCGAGGTGTCGGTGGAGGAGATTCAGCGCGCTCGCAAGGTGGTGGACATCGTGTCGGTGCAGAACCGCTACAACCTCACCGACCGCGTGCACGAGACAGTGCTCGACTACTGCGAGAAGGAGAACCTGGGTTTCATCCCTTGGTTCCCGCTCGCGACGGGTGGGCTGGCCAAGCCGGGGAGCACGCTGGACTCGGTTGCTCGCAAGCACAACGCCACCCCGGCGCAGATTGCGCTCGCGTGGCTCCTGGCGCGCTCGCCGGTGATGCTGCCCATTCCTGGCACCTCGTCCGTGAAGCACCTGGAGGAGAACCTTCAGGGCGCCACGCTGAAGCTGAACCAGGACGAGCTGGCCGCGGTGGATGCCCAGGCCCGCGCTGGCTGA
- a CDS encoding alpha/beta hydrolase, with protein sequence MARGHNLTLLLLCSSILVAPACGERGVDSRTRLTFGPCAVSIPDASAICGTLSVPENRAKANSRSIGLPFVILPARTAEPKPDPIALYSGGPGPSALEVVASIPHLPEFSLRQERDVVVLNQRGSRNTTPEDLDCPELARDVAGGAGFKTMDEMLAAVTACHDRVTASGADLAGYDSTHNARDMEELRILLGRERGFSKWNIVGSSYGSRLALVSMRDAPEGIRAVVLDSPAPVQAPTFYEANTLEVLTEVIAACGRQPSCAKAYPDLRTRFANALLALEDAPVQLGDHRITGHDVLIMMGRSLGGDVYRDLPRFMDLIARGDLSTAATLLPIYISLDFHPNARGMHLSVMCRDEGGHPIDTRALPLLGEGWPDRLRRIDAFYSAHADRHACPTWTAGQPPEPHAGEPVRSALPALITVGQFDSRTPVANAQALLGDLPRAKHVVFPGRGHGMLEYEPCMHQMAVAFLDQPDGELDTSCVEPLPQEAFTVE encoded by the coding sequence TTGGCTCGCGGCCACAATCTCACGCTGCTGCTCCTCTGCTCGTCCATCCTGGTCGCTCCCGCTTGCGGTGAGCGGGGCGTCGATTCGCGCACGCGATTGACCTTCGGCCCCTGCGCGGTCTCGATTCCCGACGCATCCGCCATCTGCGGCACGCTCTCGGTGCCGGAGAACCGGGCGAAGGCGAACAGCCGCAGCATCGGCCTGCCGTTCGTCATCCTTCCCGCCCGGACCGCGGAGCCAAAGCCAGACCCCATCGCGCTCTATTCCGGTGGACCCGGTCCGAGCGCGCTGGAGGTCGTCGCCAGCATCCCCCATCTCCCCGAGTTCTCCTTGCGGCAGGAGCGAGACGTGGTCGTCCTCAACCAGCGCGGTTCGCGAAATACGACGCCCGAGGATCTCGACTGCCCCGAACTCGCTCGCGACGTCGCCGGAGGGGCGGGATTCAAGACGATGGACGAGATGCTGGCGGCGGTGACCGCGTGCCACGACCGGGTGACCGCGTCCGGCGCGGACCTCGCGGGCTACGACAGCACGCACAACGCGCGGGACATGGAGGAGCTCCGCATCCTCCTGGGGCGTGAGCGTGGCTTCTCGAAGTGGAACATCGTGGGTTCATCGTATGGCTCGCGCCTGGCGCTCGTTTCGATGCGGGACGCTCCAGAGGGCATCCGCGCCGTCGTGCTCGACTCGCCAGCCCCCGTGCAGGCGCCCACGTTCTACGAGGCCAATACGCTGGAGGTCCTCACGGAAGTGATCGCGGCCTGTGGCCGGCAGCCTTCGTGCGCGAAAGCGTACCCGGACCTGCGCACCCGCTTCGCCAACGCCCTCCTCGCGCTCGAGGATGCCCCCGTGCAACTCGGCGACCATCGCATCACCGGTCATGACGTGTTGATCATGATGGGGAGGTCCCTCGGCGGAGACGTGTACCGCGACCTCCCGCGTTTCATGGACCTGATCGCGCGCGGCGACCTCTCCACCGCGGCGACCCTCTTGCCCATCTACATCTCGCTCGACTTCCACCCGAATGCGCGGGGCATGCACCTGTCCGTCATGTGCCGGGACGAGGGTGGGCATCCCATCGACACCCGGGCGCTGCCCCTCCTGGGGGAGGGCTGGCCGGACCGGCTCCGGCGCATCGATGCCTTCTATTCCGCTCATGCCGACCGTCATGCCTGCCCGACGTGGACGGCGGGTCAACCGCCGGAGCCGCATGCGGGAGAGCCGGTCCGGAGCGCGCTGCCCGCGCTCATCACCGTGGGGCAGTTCGATTCACGGACGCCGGTCGCGAACGCGCAGGCGCTGCTCGGAGACCTTCCGCGCGCGAAGCACGTCGTGTTCCCGGGCCGCGGCCACGGCATGCTCGAATATGAGCCGTGCATGCATCAGATGGCCGTGGCCTTCCTGGATCAGCCGGACGGCGAGCTGGATACCTCGTGCGTCGAGCCGCTGCCGCAGGAGGCGTTCACCGTCGAGTGA
- a CDS encoding HAMP domain-containing protein has translation MKSLRLRMLAAMLGMVLGLWCAGAALVFHQVWRGEAMWDEFPPREAAQQVLARVQRSVDAGIRVERANIELPRWFLGEYQVWSHGHLVLRSAGAPTVALKSDLLEGGGRSRIGDEVWWTYALSDGTRGLQVQVGRLHPGVEHDLRMLSRTGFLLSLVVLAAWTCATWAVVRWSLRPVGALHESLSRRAPLDTRPVPSADLPGEVRPLVDAFNALLKRLEHSLEAERRFLADAAHELRTPLAALTLQAQVALKAEDANARKAALRELDAGVARSARLAEQLLDSSRLGALHEASARERVDLSMLVRVVARDVEVLVEENRQTLTLDLEPALIDGHVDALGVLIRNLLDNALRYSGGHGRIHIACHPVDDCRAVLLGIRDDGPGVPADERGRIFERFYRVRGNARRGTGIGLSLVARIAQLQGATLTVHEGLEARGLGITLRFPGARFINS, from the coding sequence GTGAAGTCGCTCCGGCTGAGGATGCTCGCCGCGATGCTGGGGATGGTCCTCGGCCTCTGGTGCGCGGGCGCCGCTCTCGTCTTCCATCAAGTGTGGCGCGGTGAAGCGATGTGGGACGAGTTTCCGCCGCGCGAGGCGGCACAGCAGGTCCTCGCGCGCGTTCAACGGAGCGTCGACGCTGGCATCCGGGTCGAGCGCGCGAACATTGAACTCCCGCGCTGGTTCCTCGGCGAGTATCAGGTGTGGTCCCACGGACACCTCGTCCTGCGGTCCGCGGGTGCTCCTACGGTCGCGCTCAAGTCCGACCTCTTGGAGGGGGGCGGGCGCAGCCGCATCGGTGACGAGGTCTGGTGGACGTATGCGCTCTCCGACGGGACGCGCGGGCTGCAGGTCCAGGTCGGTCGGCTCCACCCTGGCGTGGAGCATGACCTCCGCATGCTCTCCCGGACGGGGTTCCTGCTCTCGCTCGTGGTCCTCGCTGCCTGGACGTGCGCCACGTGGGCCGTGGTGCGTTGGTCACTGCGCCCGGTGGGCGCGTTGCATGAGTCGCTCTCGCGAAGAGCGCCACTCGACACCCGGCCGGTTCCGAGCGCGGACCTTCCGGGCGAAGTGCGCCCGTTGGTCGACGCATTCAACGCGCTGCTGAAGCGGCTCGAACATTCGTTGGAGGCCGAGCGGCGATTCCTCGCCGACGCGGCCCACGAGCTGCGTACCCCGTTGGCCGCGCTCACCTTGCAGGCCCAGGTCGCGCTGAAGGCGGAGGATGCCAACGCGCGGAAGGCCGCCCTGCGTGAACTCGACGCGGGCGTGGCACGCAGCGCCCGGCTGGCGGAACAGCTCCTCGACTCCTCCCGACTCGGCGCCTTGCACGAGGCCTCGGCGCGTGAGCGGGTCGACCTCTCGATGCTGGTGCGCGTCGTGGCGCGAGATGTCGAAGTCCTCGTGGAGGAGAATCGGCAGACGCTCACGCTCGACCTCGAACCGGCGCTCATTGACGGACACGTCGACGCGCTGGGGGTGCTCATCCGCAACCTCCTCGACAACGCCCTCCGATACTCCGGGGGGCACGGACGGATTCACATCGCATGTCATCCCGTCGATGACTGCCGTGCGGTCCTGCTCGGGATTCGCGATGACGGGCCCGGAGTCCCCGCTGACGAGCGGGGGAGAATCTTCGAGCGCTTCTATCGGGTCCGTGGCAATGCGCGGCGCGGCACCGGCATCGGGCTGTCGCTCGTGGCACGGATTGCGCAATTGCAGGGCGCCACCCTCACCGTCCACGAGGGGCTCGAGGCGCGGGGGCTCGGAATCACCCTGCGCTTTCCCGGGGCGCGCTTCATCAATTCCTAA
- a CDS encoding response regulator transcription factor, with amino-acid sequence MHILVVEDDRMLASAALAGLREHGHSCEWVEDLEQARPLLLDHRFTAVLLDLGLPDGSGLDLLSFLRKRYDSTPVLIVTARDQLSHRIRGLDAGADDYIVKPFQLAELEARLRAVVRRAQGRVSPLLGYGQITVDPERRTVSRAGLPVAVSAHEFRMLKALLERKGRVLSRGQLEDEVYEGTGGKDSNTIAVYVHQLRRKLGEGLIETVHGLGYRIGNGDA; translated from the coding sequence GTGCACATTCTCGTGGTGGAGGACGACCGCATGCTCGCGAGCGCCGCGCTTGCCGGCCTGCGTGAGCACGGGCACTCGTGCGAATGGGTGGAGGACCTCGAGCAGGCGCGTCCTCTGCTCCTCGACCATCGCTTCACGGCCGTGCTGCTCGACCTCGGTCTCCCCGATGGCTCGGGACTCGACCTCTTGTCCTTTCTGCGCAAGCGGTACGACTCCACCCCCGTGCTCATCGTCACGGCCCGAGACCAACTGAGCCATCGCATCCGCGGACTCGACGCGGGCGCGGACGACTACATCGTGAAGCCGTTCCAGCTCGCGGAGCTTGAAGCGCGCCTGCGCGCCGTGGTGCGACGCGCTCAGGGGCGCGTCTCTCCCCTCCTGGGATACGGTCAAATCACCGTAGACCCCGAGCGACGCACGGTCTCGCGCGCCGGCTTGCCGGTCGCAGTGAGTGCGCATGAGTTCCGGATGCTCAAGGCGCTGCTGGAACGCAAGGGACGGGTCCTGTCGCGTGGCCAGCTCGAGGACGAGGTCTACGAAGGCACTGGAGGCAAGGACAGCAACACCATCGCGGTCTACGTGCATCAGCTCCGGAGGAAGCTGGGGGAGGGGCTCATCGAGACGGTGCACGGGTTGGGCTACCGGATCGGAAACGGGGACGCGTGA
- a CDS encoding beta-lactamase family protein yields MNLQRFLTCVVWLSVLSGCGDEPSAPAPSFTALDSRVASAMESLHLPGVAVCVARGERVIFCRRYGQADLETGRPMTEHTPLLLASITKTVTAVTIMSMVERGLLDLDRPIVGSLDFKLGHPHADAVTLRHLLTHSGGIADSAALGVTFYSIGRDSSIPLADAVRGYFEPGGTYYNADANFLPQAPGTTWSYANQGYSLVGRIGELAAGEDFREACRHAVLEPLRMDHSSLRLDDFSPNEVAVPYHWNGTRHDTYGPYTFADYPNGGLFASAYDIVRFAAAVGTPALLEARGVLGRASREEMLRPYIPAPEVDGTQAIGFIHTEFAGESMYGHDGSEWGVTTFMRIRARDGMAAVVLTNNGVKQGIEPALAILESLFEVGTSLEHAPSRKD; encoded by the coding sequence ATGAACCTTCAGCGATTCCTGACGTGTGTCGTGTGGTTGTCTGTCCTATCAGGGTGCGGCGATGAGCCTTCTGCTCCTGCCCCTTCGTTCACCGCGCTGGATTCACGGGTCGCCTCGGCCATGGAGTCCCTGCATCTGCCCGGCGTGGCTGTGTGCGTGGCGCGAGGCGAGCGCGTGATTTTCTGTCGGAGGTACGGACAGGCAGACCTGGAGACGGGGCGGCCCATGACGGAGCACACCCCGCTGCTGCTCGCCTCCATCACCAAGACGGTCACCGCCGTGACCATCATGTCCATGGTCGAGCGCGGCCTGCTCGACCTGGATAGACCCATCGTGGGCTCGCTCGACTTCAAGCTGGGCCACCCGCACGCCGACGCGGTGACGCTGCGTCACCTCCTCACCCATTCCGGCGGCATCGCCGACAGCGCGGCGCTGGGCGTGACGTTCTATTCCATCGGGCGCGATTCCTCGATTCCCTTGGCCGACGCGGTGCGTGGCTACTTCGAGCCGGGTGGCACCTACTACAACGCAGACGCCAACTTCCTCCCCCAGGCCCCAGGAACAACCTGGTCCTACGCCAACCAGGGCTATTCGCTGGTTGGCCGTATCGGCGAACTCGCCGCGGGCGAGGACTTCCGCGAGGCCTGCCGCCACGCGGTGCTCGAGCCCCTCCGAATGGACCACAGCTCCCTGCGGCTCGATGACTTCTCGCCCAACGAGGTGGCTGTTCCCTATCACTGGAACGGGACCCGCCATGACACCTACGGGCCCTACACGTTCGCTGACTACCCGAACGGAGGACTGTTCGCCTCGGCCTACGACATCGTCCGATTCGCGGCCGCCGTGGGAACCCCTGCGTTGCTCGAGGCGCGCGGCGTGCTGGGACGTGCCAGTCGCGAGGAGATGCTCCGGCCATACATCCCCGCGCCGGAGGTGGATGGGACCCAGGCCATCGGGTTCATCCACACGGAGTTCGCGGGTGAATCCATGTATGGACATGACGGGAGCGAGTGGGGCGTGACGACGTTCATGCGCATCCGCGCAAGGGACGGGATGGCCGCGGTGGTGCTCACCAACAACGGCGTGAAACAGGGCATCGAGCCCGCCCTCGCGATTCTGGAGAGCTTGTTTGAAGTGGGGACGTCGCTCGAACACGCTCCCTCGCGGAAGGATTGA
- a CDS encoding pentapeptide repeat-containing protein codes for MSRSRAMRLLPVCLLGMSGLLGAGCPSELEQRARGLLVSRECSGCDLRGVSLEGADLERARLSGARLEKARLVRAQLRGADLSGVDFTLADLQDADLRECNLDGAFLEQAVLQGANLEGADLRGARGLESARYEGANLRGINLEERGFHGPNGPYRRTERSQAYSVPVGGALLARADLRGAKLRRAVLERCDLENANLRDADLREAVLENANLQGARLDGANLSGAIWTDGSHCAEGSVGECRPSKKK; via the coding sequence ATGTCCCGCTCCCGTGCGATGCGTCTGCTTCCGGTCTGCCTGCTGGGAATGTCTGGCCTCTTGGGGGCGGGCTGTCCCAGCGAGCTGGAGCAGCGTGCTCGCGGGCTCCTCGTGTCGCGCGAGTGTTCGGGGTGCGATCTCCGCGGGGTCTCCTTGGAGGGAGCGGACCTGGAGCGGGCTCGGCTCTCCGGCGCGCGGTTGGAGAAGGCTCGGCTGGTGCGTGCGCAGCTTCGAGGCGCGGACCTCTCCGGTGTGGACTTCACGCTCGCGGACCTTCAGGACGCGGACCTGCGCGAGTGCAACCTCGACGGGGCGTTCCTGGAGCAGGCGGTTCTTCAGGGGGCGAACCTGGAGGGCGCGGACCTTCGAGGCGCGCGAGGGCTGGAGTCCGCCCGGTACGAGGGCGCGAACCTGCGTGGCATCAACCTGGAGGAGCGCGGCTTCCACGGGCCCAATGGCCCCTACCGCCGCACCGAGCGCTCCCAGGCGTACTCCGTGCCGGTGGGAGGCGCGTTGCTGGCTCGCGCGGACCTGCGAGGCGCCAAGCTGCGGCGCGCCGTGCTGGAGCGCTGCGACCTGGAGAACGCCAACCTGCGCGACGCGGACCTGAGAGAGGCCGTGCTGGAGAACGCCAACCTGCAGGGCGCGCGATTGGATGGCGCCAACCTGTCCGGCGCCATCTGGACGGACGGGAGTCACTGCGCCGAGGGCTCGGTGGGTGAGTGCCGGCCCTCGAAGAAGAAGTAG